The genomic DNA AGACTACATTTATATTTCCTTTGATTTTTCCAGTCATTTAGATAATGATTATCTTAAAGCTGTCTGTCCATATATTACGTATGCGTTTTTCTCAGGAAGCCATCTGACTGAAGATGAGTGCAAAGATCTTGCGCTAAAGGTTTATCAATACGGCGTAAGGACAATCGGTATTACTCGGGGATCAAAGGGCGCCTTATTCTTCGACGAAAAAGGTAGATGCTTTAAGCAGCCGGTCATCCAAACTCATGTAATTGATACACTTGGGGCAGGTGATACCTTCATAGCAGTATTTTTAACTAGCTATTTTAATGGAACTCCTATGGAGAAAGCACTATACGAAGCTGCAGTTTCTGCAGCTCATACTTGTACCTATTTTGGTGCATTTGGCTATGGCCAAGTTTATAAACAGCCATCCTCGAATATTTAAGGCTTCTTTTTGACCCTGCTTGTTCCTAGCTAGCCACTCACCCTCATGAATTGAAGGTGGGTGGCTTTTTCTTACACATGGGAGTTTCACACTCTTCGCTGAGGACGCGGCAGAACAAAAAGCCCATTTCTTCTGGAATGGGCTTTTTTCTATGTAGAATTTCTTACCGCTCAATGTAGTAAATGAATTGGCTTATATTATTTCAACCAAAACCAAAAAGACTGTTGGGGTCTAGCCAGCACTTTTGACAGAATCACCCAAGGACTTCAATGCGTTAATGCTTCTTAAAAGCATTAGAATCAACAAAGCTGACT from Tuberibacillus sp. Marseille-P3662 includes the following:
- a CDS encoding PfkB family carbohydrate kinase, which codes for MKLVGVGDNVVDYYTNQNTIYPGGNALNVAVLSKQNGAEQSGYVGILGNDTASTHIIETLKKEKIDISHTRRAHGENGMAKVKLNPDGDRVFVGSNKGGVQSRLKLGFANEDIDYINSFDLLHTSVFSNIESELYQLKDYIYISFDFSSHLDNDYLKAVCPYITYAFFSGSHLTEDECKDLALKVYQYGVRTIGITRGSKGALFFDEKGRCFKQPVIQTHVIDTLGAGDTFIAVFLTSYFNGTPMEKALYEAAVSAAHTCTYFGAFGYGQVYKQPSSNI